Proteins encoded in a region of the Brassica oleracea var. oleracea cultivar TO1000 unplaced genomic scaffold, BOL UnpScaffold00746, whole genome shotgun sequence genome:
- the LOC106319983 gene encoding uncharacterized protein LOC106319983 has product MLHRVSKEVLFHPVFKHLNTLKPMVFKPLRPPIFKLRKPLFSSPSSPRFSIPPSPWFSTPQSPDFQAPQAPCFQAPQLYGFQAPQTLTVPLAFVPFVAIIGYVPPFPDLMVSNFILPPIAHPNRIPNHVLIQRTVEDSFHMFSLTDAYRNFCSHLL; this is encoded by the exons ATGCTCCATAGA GTGAGCAAGGAGGTGTTGTTCCACCCGGTGTTCAAGCACCTCAATACCCTCAAGCCTATGGTTTTCAAGCCCCTCAGGCCTCCGATTTTCAAGCTCCGCAAGCCCCTGTTTTCAAGCCCCTCAAGCCCCAGGTTTTCAATCCCCCCAAGCCCCTGGTTTTCAACCCCTCAATCCCCCGATTTTCAAGCCCCTCAAGCCCCCTGTTTTCAAGCCCCTCAACTCTACGGTTTTCAAGCCCCTCAAACCCTCACTGTTCCACTTGCATTTGTTCCCTTTGTTGCTATTATTGGTTATGTTCCTCCGTTTCCTG ATTTGATGGTTTCTAATTTCATTCTTCCTCCAATCGCTCATCCTAATCGTATTCCTA ATCATGTTCTTATACAACGGACCGTCGAAGACAGCTTTCACATGTTTTCTCTTACAGATGCA